The following proteins come from a genomic window of Chanos chanos chromosome 15, fChaCha1.1, whole genome shotgun sequence:
- the spag7 gene encoding sperm-associated antigen 7 homolog — MADLLGSILSSMEKPPTVGDQESRRKAREQAARLKKMQEEEKRKKAEFRKKMEKEVSDFIQDSALQRKKYDPMGKIERSILHDVAEVAGLTSFSFGEDEESRYVMLFKKEFAPCDEELEAYRKGEEWDPQKAEEKRRLKEMAALEQEAASQTVKRPVSPNSNYRDKYSHLIGTSAAKDAAHTLQANRAYGCVPVANKRDTRSIEEAMNEIRAKKRQKKEEDDTGAGGSSSSL; from the exons ATGGCGGACCTCCTGGGCTCGATCTTGAGCTCGATGGAAAAGCCTCCAACCGTCGGCGACCAGGAAAGCCGACGGAAGGCCCGAG AGCAGGCGGCCAGGCTGAAGAAGATgcaagaggaggagaagagaaagaaagcagagtTCAGAAAAAAG atgGAGAAGGAGGTGTCTGACTTTATCCAGGACAGCGCACTGCAGAGGAAGAAATATGATCCCATGGGGAAGATTGAGCGGAGCATCCT acatgatGTGGCAGAGGTCGCTGGCCTGACGTCGTTTTCCTTCGGCGAGGATGAAGAGAGCAGATATGTCATGCTCTTTAAAAAG gaGTTTGCTCCGTGTGATGAGGAACTGGAGGCTTACAGGAAGGGTGAGGAGTGGGACCCACAAAAAGCTGAAGAAAAACGCCGTCTGAAA GAGATGGCTGCATTGGAGCAGGAGGCTGCCAGTCAAACGGTGAAGCGGCCTGTTTCGCCTAACTCTAACTACAGGGACAAATACAGCCACCTGATTGGCACGTCAGCCGCCAAGGATGCCGCCCACACGCTGCAGGCCAATCGAGCATACGGCTGTG TCCCTGTGGCCAATAAGAGAGACACGCGCTCCATAGAGGAGGCCATGAACGAGATTCGAGCTAAAAAACggcagaaaaaagaggaagacgACACCGGGGCAGGAGGAAGCAGCAGCAGCTTgtga